In a genomic window of Saccharomyces kudriavzevii IFO 1802 strain IFO1802 genome assembly, chromosome: 2:
- the SKDI02G4040 gene encoding sugar porter family MFS transporter, translating into MSSVGDTPADDPSATNSNIQSAATAPSITTKRDDSKGSLDLATSEKLIDIPQKPLSAYTTVAILCLMIAFGGFIFGWDTGTISGFVNLSDFVKRFGQKNGKGDYYLSKVRMGLIVSIFNIGCAIGGIVLSKVGDVYGRRIGLITVTAIYVVGILIQITSIDKWYQYFIGRIISGLGVGGIAVLSPMLISEVSPKHIRGTLVQLYQLMGTMGIFLGYCTNYGTKNYHDSTQWRVGLGLCFAWALFMVSGMMFVPESPRYLIEVGKDEEAKRSLSKSNKVSVDDPALLVEYDTIKAGIEVEKLAGNASWAELLSTKTKVFQRVLMGVMIQSLQQLTGDNYFFYYGTTIFKSVGLKDSFQTSIIIGVVNFFSSFIAVYTIERFGRRTCLLWGAASMVCCFTVFASVGVTKLWPQGSSHQDITSQGAGNCMIVFTMFFIFSFATTWAGGCYVIVAETFPLRVKSRGMAIATAANWMWGFLISFFTPFITGAINFYYGYVFLGCLVFSYFYVFFFVPETKGLTLEEVNTMWMEGIPPWKSAAWVPPERRTADYDADAIDHDDRPAYKMFFSK; encoded by the coding sequence atgtCCAGTGTTGGTGATACACCCGCAGATGATCCATCTGCGACTAATTCTAATATTCAGTCAGCAGCAACCGCACCTTCAATTACGACCAAACGAGACGACTCAAAAGGGTCTCTCGATCTCGCTACGTCTGAAAAACTTATTGACATACCACAGAAGCCCCTCTCTGCGTACACCACCGTCGCAATCTTGTGTTTGATGATTGCGTTTGGTGGGTTCATCTTTGGTTGGGATACCGGTACAATCTCGGGTTTTGTCAATCTCTCAGACTTCGTCAAAAGATTCGGTCAAAAAAACGGCAAGGGCGATTACTATCTGTCAAAAGTGAGGATGGGTCTGATTGTCTCAATATTTAACATTGGTTGTGCCATTGGAGGAATCGTGTTGTCCAAAGTCGGCGATGTATATGGCCGCCGTATTGGTTTGATTACAGTCACTGCCATCTACGTTGTGGGCATCCTGATCCAAATTACCTCGATAGATAAATGGTACCAATATTTTATTGGCAGAATCATTTCTGGCCTTGGCGTGGGGGGCATTGCCGTTCTCTCCCCAATGTTGATATCCGAAGTCTCTCCAAAACATATCAGAGGAACCCTTGTCCAGCTGTATCAACTGATGGGGACGATGGGTATTTTTCTGGGCTACTGCACGAATTATGGTACAAAGAATTATCATGACTCGACTCAATGGAGAGTCGGTCTTGGTCTTTGTTTTGCCTGGGCCTTATTTATGGTTAGCGGAATGATGTTCGTGCCCGAATCACCACGTTATCTGATCGAGGTTGGTAAAGACGAAGAAGCCAAGCGTTCCCTATCAAAATCGAACAAAGTCTCAGTTGATGATCCTGCCTTATTAGTCGAATACGACACAATAAAAGCAGGCATTGAGGTGGAAAAGCTAGCTGGTAACGCGTCATGGGCTGAGCTGCTCTCCACGAAAACAAAGGTATTCCAACGTGTACTCATGGGGGTGATGATCCAATCTTTGCAGCAATTGACCGGTGACAATTACTTCTTCTATTACGGTACGACCATTTTCAAGTCTGTGGGCTTAAAGGACTCCTTCCAGACATCGATCATTATTGGTGtagtcaattttttctcctcttTTATAGCAGTATACACCATTGAGAGGTTTGGACGTCGTACATGCCTATTATGGGGTGCCGCTTCCATGGTGTGTTGCTTTACTGTGTTTGCCTCCGTTGGTGTAACTAAGTTATGGCCTCAAGGCAGCAGCCATCAGGACATCACTTCACAAGGTGCTGGTAACTGTATGATTGTTTTTACCAtgttcttcattttttcattcgcCACCACCTGGGCAGGTGGCTGCTATGTTATAGTCGCAGAAACCTTCCCTCTTAGAGTCAAATCAAGAGGAATGGCCATCGCAACAGCCGCAAACTGGATGTGGGGTTTTTTAATTAGTTTCTTCACCCCTTTCATCACCGGTGCAATCAACTTTTACTATGGTTATGTCTTCTTAGGTTgtcttgttttttcctACTTTtatgtctttttctttgttccaGAAACGAAAGGCCTGACACTGGAAGAGGTCAACACTATGTGGATGGAAGGTATCCCACCCTGGAAATCAGCAGCATGGGTACCACCGGAAAGAAGAACCGCAGATTACGATGCAGATGCTATTGATCATGACGATAGGCCAGCTTACAAAATGTTTTTCTCTAAGTGA
- the SKDI02G4050 gene encoding alpha-glucosidase produces MTISSAHPETDPKWWKEATIYQIYPASFKDSNNDGWGDMKGIASKLEYIKGLGADAIWISPFYDSPQDDMGYDIANYEKVWPTYGTNEDCFALIEKTHKLGMKFVTDLVINHCSSEHEWFKESRSSKTNSKRDWFFWRPPKGYDAEGSPIPPNNWRSYFGGSAWTFDETTKEFYLRLFCSTQPDLNWENEDCRKAIYESAVGYWLDHGVDGFRIDVGSLYSKVVGLPDAPVIDGNTMWQPSDPFTMNGPRIHEYHQEMNKFMRDRVKDGREIMTVGEMQHASDETKRLYTSASRHELCELFNFSHTDVGTSPLFRQNLIPFGLKDWKVALAELFRYINGTDCWSAVYLENHDQPRSITRFGDDSPKNRVVSGKLLSVLLSALTGTLYVYQGQELGQINFKNWPVEKYEDVEIRNNYKAIKEEHGENSEEMKKFLEAIALISRDHARTPMQWSHEEPNAGFSGPNAKPWFYLNESFREGINVDDEAKNPNSVLNFWKEALRFRKAHKDITVYGYDFEFIDLDNGKLFSFTKKYGSKTLFAALNFSSDVIDFTIPNDSPSFKLEFGNFPKEEVDASSRTLKQWEGRIYISE; encoded by the coding sequence atgaCTATTTCCTCTGCACATCCAGAAACAGATCCTAAATGGTGGAAAGAAGCAACAATCTACCAGATTTACCCAGCAAGTTTCAAAGACTCCAACAATGATGGTTGGGGTGATATGAAAGGTATTGCTTCTAAATTAGAGTACATCAAAGGACTTGGTGCTGATGCCATTTGGATCTCGCCATTCTACGACTCTCCACAAGATGACATGGGCTACGACATTGCCAATTATGAAAAAGTCTGGCCAACATATGGTACCAATGAAGACTGCTTTGCTCTGATCGAAAAGACTCACAAGCTGGGAATGAAATTTGTCACCGATTTGGTCATCAACCACTGCTCCAGCGAACATGAATGGTTCAAAGAGAGCAGATCCTCAAAGACCAATTCTAAACGTGACTGGTTTTTCTGGAGACCTCCTAAGGGCTATGATGCCGAAGGTAGCCCAATCCCTCCAAATAACTGGAGATCTTACTTTGGTGGTTCCGCATGGACTTTTGACGAGACAACAAAGGAGTTTTACTTGCGTTTGTTTTGCTCCACCCAACCTGATCTAAATTGGGAGAATGAAGATTGTAGAAAGGCAATCTATGAAAGTGCTGTTGGATATTGGTTAGACCATGGCGTTGACGGTTTCAGAATTGATGTGGGGAGCTTGTACTCCAAAGTTGTTGGTTTACCAGATGCTCCTGTGATTGACGGGAACACAATGTGGCAACCTAGTGATCCTTTCACAATGAATGGACCACGTATTCACGAATATCACCAAGAAATGAACAAGTTCATGAGAGACAGGGTCAAGGATGGCAGGGAGATTATGACGGTTGGCGAGATGCAACACGCTTCCGATGAGACCAAGAGGCTATATACAAGTGCCTCTAGACACGAGCTGTGTGAGTTGTTCAACTTCTCACACACCGACGTGGGGACTTCACCCTTGTTCCGCCAAAACTTAATTCCATTTGGACTGAAGGATTGGAAGGTTGCCCTCGCTGAACTTTTTAGGTACATTAACGGGACTGATTGTTGGTCGGCTGTTTACTTGGAAAACCATGACCAACCTCGTTCCATCACGAGATTTGGTGACGATTCGCCAAAGAATCGTGTCGTTTCTGGTAAGCTACTGTCTGTGTTGCTAAGTGCTTTAACCGGTACTCTATATGTGTACCAAGGACAAGAGCTGGGCCAAatcaacttcaaaaactggCCTGTTGAGAAGTACGAGGATGTTGAGATTAGAAACAACTACAAAGCCATTAAGGAAGAGCATGGGGAAAACTCCGAGgagatgaagaagttttTAGAAGCCATTGCCCTTATCTCTAGAGACCATGCCAGAACACCTATGCAATGGTCACATGAAGAGCCAAACGCCGGATTTTCTGGTCCTAATGCTAAACCATGGTTTTATTTGAACGAGTCTTTCAGAGAAGGCATTAACGTTGATGATGAGGCCAAGAACCCAAACTCTGTTTTGAACTTCTGGAAGGAGGCTTTGAGATTCAGAAAGGCCCACAAGGATATTACCGTCTATGGCTATGATTTCGAGTTCATTGACTTGGACAATGGCAAGCTGTTCAGCTTCACAAAGAAATACGGCAGCAAGACATTGTTTGCTGCCTTGAATTTTAGCTCTGACGTGATTGATTTTACGATTCCAAATGATAGCCCATCATTCAAGTTAGAGTTTGGAAATTTCCCAAAGGAGGAAGTCGATGCCTCCTCCAGGACATTGAAGCAATGGGAAGGTAGAATTTACATTTCTGAATGA